A single window of Leeuwenhoekiella sp. MAR_2009_132 DNA harbors:
- a CDS encoding anti-sigma factor domain-containing protein — protein MNIQEYIDSGILELYVYGALTSQESEEVSKVLMQYPEVESEVSEIEGALQSLATAAAPYNPEEMLTAIKAKLRNHSGVIQLQPTAASKRTKLISFISVAASLIFLIGIFVLLNRTNNLRQELRVAEAQKAIMETKMQDAENSLQQTKTILAVVRDPKVTKVPLAGQQVAPDAYVNVFWDKAQNKAYIDAMGLPEPPEGMVYQVWSLKLDPLTPTSMGLLDDFSANENKVFTFDNPNESQAFGITLEPAGGSESPTMEQLYTLGVVSTNA, from the coding sequence ATGAATATACAAGAATATATAGATTCTGGAATCCTCGAATTATATGTATACGGGGCTTTGACTTCACAAGAAAGTGAAGAAGTATCAAAGGTACTTATGCAATATCCTGAGGTTGAAAGTGAAGTTTCAGAAATTGAAGGAGCTTTGCAAAGCCTCGCAACGGCAGCTGCACCTTACAATCCTGAAGAAATGTTAACTGCTATAAAAGCAAAACTGCGAAATCATAGTGGAGTTATACAACTTCAGCCTACAGCAGCAAGCAAACGTACTAAGCTTATCTCATTTATAAGTGTCGCGGCTTCGCTAATCTTCTTAATAGGAATATTTGTTCTGTTAAACAGAACAAACAACTTACGCCAGGAGTTGAGAGTTGCTGAAGCTCAAAAAGCGATAATGGAGACTAAGATGCAAGATGCTGAAAATTCATTACAACAGACTAAAACTATTTTAGCTGTAGTAAGAGATCCTAAAGTGACTAAGGTTCCTTTGGCAGGTCAACAAGTTGCCCCAGATGCTTACGTAAATGTATTTTGGGATAAAGCTCAGAATAAAGCATATATAGATGCAATGGGATTACCAGAACCTCCAGAAGGTATGGTTTACCAGGTGTGGTCCTTAAAACTTGATCCGTTAACTCCTACGAGTATGGGACTATTAGATGACTTTAGCGCAAATGAAAACAAGGTGTTTACATTTGATAATCCAAATGAGTCACAGGCCTTTGGGATAACATTAGAACCTGCAGGTGGTAGTGAATCACCTACGATGGAACAACTCTATACATTAGGGGTTGTTAGCACAAATGCTTAA
- a CDS encoding RNA polymerase sigma factor — protein sequence MQPDDLILRLQQRDEKAFERLYSLYSQSIFGVINSVLHDTEASEEVLQDVFIKVWDNCDSYSSKKGRFFTWLLNIARNAAIDKTRSKSFKNQKKNLTQEYFVDIIESKNSFSNKMDAIGISKYIKTLGEECKKVINLLFFKGYTQKEASEELNMPLGTIKTRNRLCINKLREILVE from the coding sequence ATGCAGCCAGACGATTTAATACTGAGATTACAACAAAGAGATGAAAAAGCGTTTGAGCGTTTGTATAGTCTCTACTCTCAAAGCATTTTTGGAGTAATTAATAGTGTTTTACACGATACAGAAGCTTCTGAAGAAGTTTTACAAGATGTTTTTATTAAAGTATGGGACAATTGTGACTCCTATTCTTCAAAAAAAGGGCGTTTTTTTACCTGGCTTCTCAACATAGCTCGCAATGCGGCTATAGATAAGACACGTTCTAAGTCATTTAAGAATCAAAAGAAAAACCTCACACAAGAATATTTCGTAGATATAATTGAAAGCAAGAATAGCTTTTCAAACAAGATGGATGCTATAGGAATTAGCAAGTACATTAAGACATTAGGTGAAGAATGTAAAAAGGTTATTAATCTATTATTTTTTAAAGGTTATACCCAGAAAGAAGCTTCAGAAGAGCTTAACATGCCTTTAGGTACTATTAAAACCCGTAACAGACTTTGCATTAACAAATTAAGAGAAATATTAGTAGAGTAA
- a CDS encoding superoxide dismutase family protein yields the protein MKNYAILFSLALALGFTSCKNDNKDKETEEVTTTETTEAVQEAPAVKKITVKLDSKSGSTAEGSAVFKEEDGKVTMTAVFEGLEPGMHAIHIHENADCSADDGTSAGGHWNPTKEQHGKWGDAAGYHKGDIGNFQADENGNGTITMTTDEWCIGCEDNMKNIVGKGLIVHQGADDFKSQPSGDAGARVSCGGIIE from the coding sequence ATGAAAAATTACGCAATACTTTTTTCACTTGCTTTAGCTTTAGGTTTTACTTCCTGTAAGAACGACAATAAAGACAAAGAAACAGAAGAAGTAACTACAACTGAAACTACTGAGGCTGTACAAGAAGCACCAGCAGTTAAAAAAATTACAGTAAAATTAGATTCAAAAAGTGGTAGTACTGCAGAGGGGTCTGCTGTATTTAAAGAAGAAGATGGTAAAGTTACGATGACAGCTGTTTTTGAAGGTCTAGAACCGGGAATGCACGCAATACATATTCACGAAAATGCAGACTGTTCTGCAGACGATGGTACCTCAGCAGGTGGTCACTGGAACCCTACTAAAGAGCAACACGGTAAATGGGGTGATGCTGCAGGTTATCACAAAGGAGATATAGGTAATTTTCAGGCAGATGAGAATGGAAACGGTACAATTACAATGACTACAGATGAGTGGTGCATAGGTTGTGAAGATAATATGAAAAATATCGTAGGTAAAGGTTTAATTGTACACCAGGGTGCAGATGATTTTAAAAGTCAGCCTAGTGGTGACGCAGGAGCTCGTGTGAGCTGCGGTGGTATCATTGAATAA